The Montipora capricornis isolate CH-2021 chromosome 1, ASM3666992v2, whole genome shotgun sequence genome contains a region encoding:
- the LOC138053536 gene encoding uncharacterized protein yields the protein MLSLEHRTCTETMDTPPGPSDAVHMEMEALMNSDEEESLAKSLGHAKQQNDEEMDWQEDEIDALPSTIPMEEEEVPQQFGGGGNFRFVLEPLVEHRSTTMGVREGILRTCSEQQWRFNINTALAQGLSDTVEIPTSTIPTSTIQIACTCVFTHHAGLVTNGSQLATG from the exons ATGCTTTCACTTGAACACCGTACTTGTACTGAG ACGATGGACACTCCACCAGGACCGAGTGATGCTGTTCACATGGAGATGGAAGCTCTCATGAACAGTGATGAAGAAGAGAGCTTGGCTAAAAGTCTTGGTCATGCCAAACAGCAGAATGATGAAGAAATGGACTGGCAGGAGGACGAAATCGATGCCCTCCCGTCCACGATACCAATGGAAGAGGAGGAGGTTCCTCAACAATTTGGTGGAGGCGGAAATTTTCGTTTCGTGCTGGAACCTCTTGTGGAGCACAGATCCACTACCATGGGTGTCCGTGAAGGCATCTTACGAACGTGTTCGGAGCAACAATGGCGTTTCAACATTAATACAGCGCTTGCTCAAGGACTGAGTGATACGGTAGAAATACCGACATCCACGATCCCGACATCCACGATTCAGATTGCGTGTACATGCGTATTCACGCACCACGCGGGGCTCGTCACTAAcggtagccaactagccacaggctag